Proteins encoded by one window of Streptomyces clavuligerus:
- a CDS encoding alkaline phosphatase family protein, with protein sequence MRTPPSALPLSVREALARPPRSGGLKAIEHVVLLMQENRSFDHYFGDYPGARGLNDPNLVERRGAKGMTVMDQPSGGDVVSPYALDPSGSEDSATEHHWETGHQAWNQGWYDAWIPAKTEATMGYYPGAGVPVYRELAETFTLCDAYHCSIMSETTSNRNYLFSGYTGQQPDSAYRANDAHAHELEDPDDKKHYAGDAPGYKLAADGKTRWFSYAELLQDGGVSWKVYQEWDNFYDNNLEFFDQFKKVYRDVLARAGKAEAGITHKSLYAFYDDLAGKDTTTQAAWVKALADAAAQLTDPRDKALYERGLFRAQPANPMSTTRGFVRELRADVLSGKLPRVSYIVAPTGDSEHPGNSQPRDGQKIVYQVLDALAADPDVWDSTVLLISYDENDGLFDHMPPPVPPAGEHPDEFVKGNPDQTDGPLGLGIRVPFLVVSPWTRGGYMCSQVFDHTSQIRFLEAWTGVEQPLISNWRKTVAGDLSSVFDFGTATRPPLPAGARRARALPYQPDAYCAAKAAGGDLGLTLANSGAASAHLTVYPCTGTNLLPRHVDVSKGTKSVPVPGGTTGEYRFTVIGPNGFRREFAGTHQGKDAALAVTTSLPAVTHTLTITLTNLGTEALTVQVDDLLDPAPATPHTVEPGKPLVLDRNTDATHGWYDLAITLDGVPAFTRRLAGHLENGGESTAIGPPRP encoded by the coding sequence ATGAGAACGCCGCCCTCCGCCCTTCCGCTCTCCGTGCGGGAAGCACTCGCCCGGCCCCCACGCTCCGGCGGGCTGAAGGCGATCGAGCATGTGGTCCTGCTGATGCAGGAGAACCGCTCGTTCGACCACTACTTCGGTGACTACCCCGGTGCCCGGGGCCTGAACGATCCGAACCTCGTGGAGCGCCGGGGCGCCAAAGGCATGACCGTCATGGACCAGCCCAGCGGCGGTGACGTGGTAAGCCCTTACGCCCTCGACCCCAGCGGCAGCGAGGACAGTGCGACCGAGCACCACTGGGAAACCGGACATCAGGCGTGGAACCAGGGCTGGTACGACGCCTGGATCCCGGCCAAGACCGAGGCCACCATGGGCTACTACCCGGGAGCCGGCGTGCCGGTCTACCGGGAACTGGCCGAGACGTTCACCCTGTGCGACGCCTACCACTGCTCGATCATGAGCGAGACGACCTCCAACCGGAACTACCTCTTCAGCGGCTACACCGGCCAACAGCCCGATAGCGCCTACCGGGCGAACGACGCCCACGCCCACGAGTTGGAGGACCCCGACGACAAAAAGCACTACGCCGGCGACGCGCCCGGATACAAGCTGGCCGCCGACGGCAAGACCCGGTGGTTCAGCTACGCCGAGCTGCTCCAGGACGGGGGCGTCAGCTGGAAGGTCTACCAGGAGTGGGACAACTTCTACGACAACAACCTGGAGTTCTTCGACCAGTTCAAGAAGGTCTACCGCGACGTCCTGGCCCGGGCCGGAAAAGCCGAGGCAGGCATCACGCACAAGAGCCTCTACGCCTTCTACGACGACCTCGCCGGGAAAGACACCACCACCCAGGCCGCCTGGGTGAAGGCGCTCGCCGACGCCGCCGCCCAGCTCACGGACCCTCGCGACAAAGCGCTGTACGAGCGAGGTCTGTTCCGAGCCCAGCCCGCCAACCCCATGAGCACCACCCGCGGCTTTGTGCGCGAGCTGCGTGCTGACGTCCTCTCCGGCAAGCTGCCCCGGGTCTCGTACATCGTCGCGCCGACCGGGGACAGCGAGCACCCCGGCAACTCTCAGCCCCGTGACGGCCAGAAGATCGTCTACCAGGTCCTCGACGCCCTCGCCGCCGACCCCGATGTATGGGACTCCACGGTGCTGCTCATCAGCTACGACGAGAACGACGGGCTGTTCGACCACATGCCGCCGCCCGTGCCGCCGGCAGGGGAGCATCCCGACGAGTTCGTGAAGGGCAACCCGGATCAAACAGACGGACCACTGGGTCTGGGCATCCGGGTCCCCTTCCTCGTCGTCTCGCCGTGGACCCGGGGCGGATACATGTGCTCACAGGTCTTCGACCACACCTCCCAGATCCGTTTCCTCGAAGCGTGGACCGGTGTCGAGCAGCCCCTGATCAGCAACTGGCGCAAGACGGTCGCCGGGGACCTGAGCAGCGTCTTCGACTTCGGTACGGCGACCCGCCCGCCCCTGCCTGCCGGAGCCCGCAGGGCCCGCGCCCTGCCCTACCAGCCCGACGCCTACTGCGCCGCCAAGGCAGCCGGAGGTGACCTCGGCCTCACCCTCGCGAACAGCGGCGCGGCCTCCGCCCATCTGACCGTGTACCCCTGCACCGGCACGAACCTCCTGCCCCGGCACGTCGACGTCTCCAAGGGAACGAAGAGCGTCCCCGTGCCCGGCGGCACCACCGGCGAATACCGCTTCACGGTGATCGGCCCCAACGGGTTCCGCCGCGAGTTCGCGGGCACCCACCAGGGCAAGGACGCGGCCCTCGCCGTCACGACCTCTCTGCCCGCCGTCACACACACCCTCACCATCACCCTGACCAATCTCGGTACCGAGGCCCTGACCGTCCAGGTCGACGACCTGCTCGACCCCGCCCCCGCCACACCCCACACGGTGGAACCGGGCAAGCCCCTCGTGCTCGACCGGAACACCGACGCCACCCACGGCTGGTACGACCTCGCCATCACCCTGGACGGCGTCCCGGCCTTCACACGGCGCCTCGCCGGACACCTGGAGAACGGCGGGGAGAGCACCGCCATCGGCCCTCCCCGGCCCTGA
- a CDS encoding condensation domain-containing protein produces MSTKTEEPGTEHLSPFQAGLLAQVRRRPGTGVCVDHVVIGLTGTLHPYVLAEAWRELACRPSALRAGVRDHADGSAAYRSDGRPVWRAVDWRATREPVRGAMLRERLDRERAHGLPLDGTPLSRTLLVRCGEQEWTPAWRFSRPVVDQWSAATVVTELFAAYRALLAGRCPKPATAPRYPDGLTARPVPARTPRSRAGSTPVPDPDLSARALVPARHFLLMPDDERPPHHATPFDAVDLDLGASAAAVRRMCRTHGIVPAAVLHAAWLMLRPTGAGGRPAWEAVLPRRPVGRPGTWDAVGSRETAVTLPAVPDMPRPLLSWLDEIGGRLTDAVGSDHGVPGSGTADSAVFAGEAELPRPDLLDLGLKVTAAHDDARPHHALALRLRPGQDLPVRLTYDRTRTSRSTAERLTAQLRDLVGALAGASPRTTVAELGAGA; encoded by the coding sequence ATGTCCACGAAGACCGAAGAGCCAGGCACGGAACACCTTTCCCCCTTCCAGGCCGGGCTGCTCGCGCAAGTGCGTCGGCGGCCCGGCACCGGGGTGTGCGTCGATCACGTGGTGATCGGCCTCACCGGCACTCTCCATCCGTACGTGCTCGCCGAGGCATGGCGGGAGCTGGCGTGCCGTCCTTCCGCGCTGCGCGCCGGGGTACGGGACCACGCGGACGGCTCCGCCGCCTACCGGTCGGATGGTCGGCCGGTGTGGCGGGCGGTGGACTGGAGAGCCACCCGGGAGCCTGTACGGGGGGCCATGCTGCGCGAGCGGCTGGACCGCGAACGGGCCCACGGACTCCCGCTGGATGGCACCCCGTTGAGCCGGACCCTGCTGGTGCGGTGCGGCGAACAGGAGTGGACCCCTGCCTGGCGCTTCTCCCGCCCGGTGGTCGACCAGTGGTCGGCCGCCACTGTCGTCACCGAACTGTTCGCAGCCTACCGGGCGTTGCTCGCGGGCCGATGTCCGAAGCCGGCGACGGCACCCCGATACCCGGACGGACTGACCGCCCGGCCCGTCCCGGCCAGAACCCCGAGGTCCCGAGCCGGGAGCACGCCTGTTCCGGACCCCGACCTGTCGGCGCGGGCCCTCGTGCCGGCACGGCACTTCCTGCTGATGCCGGACGACGAGCGGCCACCCCACCACGCCACCCCCTTCGACGCCGTGGATCTGGACCTGGGCGCTTCGGCCGCCGCCGTACGCCGCATGTGCCGGACACACGGGATCGTCCCCGCCGCCGTGCTGCACGCCGCCTGGCTGATGCTGCGGCCCACCGGAGCCGGAGGCCGCCCGGCCTGGGAGGCCGTCCTCCCGCGACGGCCCGTCGGACGGCCGGGGACCTGGGACGCCGTCGGATCGAGGGAGACCGCGGTGACGCTCCCGGCCGTACCGGACATGCCCCGGCCCCTGCTGTCCTGGCTGGACGAAATCGGCGGCCGGCTGACGGACGCCGTCGGGTCGGACCACGGCGTCCCCGGGTCAGGGACCGCGGACAGCGCCGTATTCGCCGGTGAGGCGGAGCTGCCCCGCCCCGACCTGCTCGACCTGGGCCTCAAGGTCACCGCCGCGCACGACGACGCCCGCCCGCACCACGCCCTGGCCCTGCGCCTCCGGCCCGGACAGGACCTGCCGGTGCGCCTCACCTACGACCGGACCCGCACCTCCCGCTCCACGGCCGAGCGGCTCACGGCCCAGCTGCGGGACCTGGTGGGCGCCCTCGCCGGCGCGTCCCCCCGGACCACCGTGGCCGAACTCGGGGCGGGCGCGTGA
- a CDS encoding thioesterase II family protein, whose protein sequence is MTDLSVRLFCLPYAGASARMYEAWARKLAPSIVVTPVELPGRGSRAHERPVAGTEALLRDLTAFVTRFCDRPFALFGHGLGALLAYEIAARLEWRHDRVAERLYVSGQGAPRAGAGMDELSRLPHEPFLARVRELYGSARRTFADPEAIGRLLPLMRADFAIAEAYRARAEDVLHCPVTALGGRGDASADRARLAGWRAHTRRHCQVRMFPGGHLFPHTAGEQVTDMLATDLNGTGGFRPGGGPVRAYAPLAGRRG, encoded by the coding sequence ATGACGGACCTGTCGGTACGCCTGTTCTGTCTGCCGTACGCCGGGGCCTCGGCCCGGATGTACGAGGCCTGGGCGCGGAAGCTGGCCCCGTCGATCGTGGTCACCCCGGTCGAGCTGCCGGGCCGGGGCTCCCGGGCCCACGAGCGCCCGGTGGCCGGGACCGAAGCCCTCCTGCGGGACCTGACCGCCTTCGTGACCCGTTTCTGCGATCGGCCGTTCGCCCTGTTCGGGCACGGGCTCGGCGCGCTGCTGGCGTACGAGATCGCGGCCCGCCTGGAGTGGCGCCACGACCGGGTCGCCGAGCGGCTCTACGTGTCGGGGCAGGGGGCGCCCCGCGCGGGGGCCGGGATGGACGAGCTGAGCCGACTGCCGCACGAGCCGTTCCTCGCCCGGGTGCGGGAACTCTACGGATCCGCCCGCAGGACCTTCGCCGATCCGGAGGCGATCGGCAGGCTACTGCCGCTGATGCGGGCGGACTTCGCCATCGCCGAGGCATACCGGGCGCGCGCCGAGGACGTGCTGCACTGCCCGGTCACCGCCCTCGGCGGCCGGGGTGACGCGTCGGCGGACCGGGCGCGGCTCGCGGGCTGGAGGGCGCACACCCGGCGGCACTGCCAGGTGCGGATGTTCCCCGGGGGCCATCTGTTCCCGCACACGGCGGGGGAGCAGGTGACCGACATGCTCGCCACGGACCTCAACGGGACGGGTGGCTTCCGTCCCGGGGGCGGGCCCGTACGTGCATACGCTCCCCTTGCCGGCCGAAGAGGCTGA
- a CDS encoding RCC1 domain-containing protein: MYVSMKRAGFRGALVAMAAAAVVGAAVVDATTAPVTHAVGHDPLVQSWGANVTGQLGNATMIDRYAPTPIPALPKQDVQQLAAGADATSGSGFAVALLNDNTVWTWGQNDKGQLGTGLVTKAIPVPGRVPGLNGITQVAAGSLHALALRNNGDPQDGVWAWGDNIHGQLGDSTNVPKTVPVPVQGLTGSGTIAVATGCEHSLALREGGTLMAWGNNDKGQLGNDTILLSTIPVEVKNLTSPVVEIAAGCNFSLARLADGTIKAWGENGHGELGNGQTANSLTPVSVTGLPPGSAERIVAGGNHSYALYSDYRVYGWGSNDKGQLADGTINPRTQAMQASKLPKVTSIAAGKDYGIALTDGNQNIIGWGNNARGQLGSGTTDPHTLVGQDTPVLIFQQEDEADNPYTRIAVPTAGESSYAY; encoded by the coding sequence ATGTACGTATCCATGAAGCGCGCCGGATTCCGCGGCGCACTCGTCGCCATGGCCGCCGCCGCGGTGGTCGGCGCCGCGGTGGTCGACGCCACCACGGCTCCGGTGACCCACGCCGTGGGGCACGATCCCCTGGTGCAGAGCTGGGGCGCCAATGTCACCGGACAACTGGGGAACGCCACCATGATCGACCGCTACGCGCCCACTCCGATTCCCGCGCTGCCGAAGCAGGACGTGCAGCAACTGGCGGCAGGAGCAGATGCGACGAGCGGCAGCGGTTTCGCGGTGGCGCTGCTCAACGACAACACCGTGTGGACCTGGGGCCAGAACGACAAGGGCCAACTGGGCACGGGACTCGTGACGAAAGCCATCCCGGTACCCGGCCGGGTACCTGGCCTGAACGGCATCACCCAGGTGGCCGCCGGATCCCTGCACGCGCTGGCCCTCCGCAACAACGGCGACCCGCAGGACGGTGTCTGGGCCTGGGGCGACAACATCCACGGCCAACTCGGCGACAGCACCAACGTTCCCAAGACGGTCCCCGTCCCCGTCCAGGGCCTGACGGGAAGCGGCACCATCGCCGTCGCGACCGGCTGCGAGCACAGTCTGGCCCTGCGCGAGGGCGGCACGCTCATGGCCTGGGGCAACAACGACAAGGGTCAGCTCGGCAACGACACGATCCTGTTGAGCACCATCCCGGTCGAGGTAAAAAATCTCACATCACCGGTCGTCGAAATCGCCGCGGGCTGCAATTTCAGTCTGGCCAGACTCGCCGACGGAACCATCAAGGCATGGGGGGAGAACGGTCATGGCGAACTCGGCAACGGTCAAACAGCGAACAGCCTGACACCGGTGTCGGTGACAGGGCTGCCGCCGGGCTCGGCGGAGCGCATCGTCGCGGGGGGAAACCACTCCTACGCCCTCTACTCCGACTACAGGGTCTACGGATGGGGCAGCAACGACAAGGGCCAGCTCGCCGACGGTACGATCAACCCCCGCACCCAGGCCATGCAGGCGTCCAAGCTCCCCAAGGTGACCTCAATCGCCGCGGGCAAGGACTACGGAATCGCCCTCACGGACGGCAACCAGAACATCATCGGCTGGGGCAACAACGCCCGGGGCCAACTCGGCAGCGGCACCACGGACCCGCACACCTTGGTCGGCCAGGACACCCCCGTCCTCATTTTCCAGCAGGAGGACGAGGCGGACAATCCCTACACCCGCATCGCCGTCCCCACCGCCGGCGAATCCAGTTACGCGTACTGA
- a CDS encoding NAD(P)/FAD-dependent oxidoreductase: protein MSENGSRNGFTHEGGIDVVVIGAGAGGLNAALVLARARRRVVLVDSGAPRNAPSAHMQGFLSRDGMAPSALLETGRAEVSGYGAEFIRGEVDDVEREGEDDAPRFTVRLVGGVALSTRRVVVATGLRDELPDIPGVRERWGKDLLHCPYCHGYEVSDQPLGVLGTSPGAVRHALLLRQWSDDVVLFRHGLELTDDDRRALSARQVPVIEGTVKRLVVEDDRLRGVELAEDSGVARSTVFVVPRMVPRDGLLTALGCERGADGWIATDRSGLTSVPGVWAVGNVVDPRALVVSSAGMGSAAAFALNHQLVDEDVASAVRAAARTVA from the coding sequence ATGTCCGAGAACGGATCGCGGAACGGCTTCACGCACGAGGGTGGCATCGACGTCGTCGTGATCGGTGCCGGGGCCGGCGGCCTCAATGCCGCGCTGGTCCTGGCCCGGGCGCGCCGCCGGGTGGTCCTCGTGGACTCGGGAGCGCCGCGCAACGCGCCCTCCGCGCACATGCAGGGCTTCCTGTCCCGCGACGGGATGGCGCCGAGCGCGCTCCTGGAGACCGGCCGAGCCGAAGTGTCCGGATACGGGGCGGAGTTCATACGGGGTGAGGTCGACGACGTGGAGCGCGAGGGCGAGGACGACGCGCCGCGCTTCACCGTCCGCCTCGTCGGCGGCGTGGCCCTGAGCACCCGCCGGGTGGTCGTGGCGACCGGCCTGCGCGACGAACTCCCGGACATCCCCGGCGTCCGTGAGCGGTGGGGGAAGGATCTGCTCCACTGCCCGTACTGCCATGGTTACGAGGTCAGCGACCAGCCGCTCGGCGTTCTCGGGACCAGCCCCGGCGCGGTCCGGCACGCCCTGCTGTTGCGCCAGTGGTCCGACGACGTCGTGCTGTTCCGGCACGGGTTGGAGCTGACCGACGACGACCGCAGGGCCCTCTCGGCGCGGCAGGTGCCCGTCATCGAGGGGACCGTCAAGCGGCTCGTGGTCGAGGACGACCGGCTGCGCGGGGTCGAACTCGCCGAGGACAGCGGCGTCGCCCGCAGCACGGTCTTCGTCGTACCGCGCATGGTGCCGCGCGACGGACTCCTGACCGCGCTGGGCTGCGAGCGCGGAGCCGACGGGTGGATCGCGACCGACCGCTCCGGCCTCACCAGCGTGCCCGGCGTGTGGGCGGTCGGCAACGTCGTCGATCCCCGTGCCCTGGTGGTCAGTTCGGCCGGTATGGGATCCGCCGCCGCGTTTGCGCTCAACCACCAACTGGTCGACGAGGACGTCGCGTCGGCCGTCCGGGCGGCTGCCCGGACCGTTGCCTGA
- a CDS encoding BREX system ATP-binding domain-containing protein, which produces MSRELFGRNKEFRIIEEMLDSALAGEGASALMEGIIGTGKTTLLRWSEEQARQRGMLVLSATAAPTERRFSMGIVHQLFSCLENAGVPSAPPGQGAPHPAPVDPQYLHLSDLYKVISATSERIPILVTIDCIQCVDRDSLLWLGFLLRRIENIRVVLLASRRRGEPASDQHLLVEFMESIRPDRHLHLEDLSPSTASRLVEALGSCVPGPAETLIADSGGNPYLLTQQILATPSAEQSGDGDRRDSAADLPIRLRAVKDRVLCLLRRLDLDGLRVAHAASVVGGSAMNAELIGELCSLSVEDASRSLEQLAECGILHPTSLTFRHPIIARLLYLDIPRSHRAVLHQQTARCLHNRRFAPADITPHLVQAATLDEPWMATLLLDAAEELLPGDAPTALQHIETVERHGVPEQLALRIAELRVRTLLELDLPGSVPAQYALLGLSSGHRELAARAHRLADTLIRLGRPQEARQVLNGAQSVRDKGTAAAARLSRHLAHICMDDGACAGAPRGLERLESVMLRRIGNGESASAARRLCRMCLATPRTPYGSPSWYYALLGLIWAGDFDEAQSHIDTEVRLAVQEGAATRIAEARSVRALLHMHRGLLTEAGHDARLALTALRRIGADAHHMGALARSVLIDVAVEKDQLAEASELLDVQVPPAGQPAAWWHLHLAHSAARALGRLGHTRQALALVTYCERELGRRGISNPAVLPWRSTKALICAGLGNLPDARRLAQQEADLALRWGAPFAQGRALLALAAVSPVGDVLRLTRRAVDLLDAEEAPLLYAQSLYATGHAYQQDGSTVRARELLHRANEVSIALGADGLVELVQKALRDAGGRPDPRKVSAEALLTPSERQVAKLASQGMSNRDIARLLHVSLRNVESHLTHCYRKLRISGRGELSRFLPADDGEAGPTLLHPHAAAGYHRHRQSA; this is translated from the coding sequence ATGTCAAGGGAGTTGTTCGGACGGAATAAGGAATTCCGGATCATCGAGGAGATGCTCGACTCCGCGTTGGCGGGCGAAGGAGCCTCCGCCCTGATGGAGGGCATCATCGGGACCGGGAAGACCACGCTGCTCCGATGGTCGGAGGAGCAGGCCCGGCAGCGGGGCATGCTGGTGCTTTCAGCCACCGCCGCCCCTACGGAACGCCGCTTTTCGATGGGTATCGTTCATCAGCTGTTCAGCTGTCTGGAAAATGCGGGAGTCCCCTCGGCCCCACCCGGACAGGGCGCGCCGCATCCGGCACCGGTCGACCCGCAATATCTGCATCTCTCCGATCTGTACAAGGTAATAAGTGCGACATCGGAGCGCATCCCGATTCTGGTGACGATCGATTGCATTCAGTGCGTCGATCGGGATTCTCTCTTATGGCTGGGATTCCTCTTGCGTCGGATCGAAAACATTCGGGTGGTGTTGCTGGCGAGCCGGCGCCGGGGAGAACCAGCCAGCGACCAGCACCTTCTGGTCGAATTCATGGAGAGCATCCGTCCGGATCGGCATCTGCATCTGGAGGACCTCAGCCCGAGTACCGCGTCCCGTCTGGTCGAGGCCCTCGGCAGCTGCGTCCCGGGTCCCGCGGAGACTCTCATCGCGGACAGCGGCGGCAATCCGTATCTGCTGACCCAGCAGATACTGGCCACCCCCAGCGCGGAGCAGTCGGGCGACGGAGATCGGCGCGACTCCGCGGCGGACCTCCCGATAAGACTCCGGGCGGTCAAGGACCGCGTGTTGTGCCTGCTGCGCCGACTGGACCTCGACGGTCTGCGCGTCGCGCACGCCGCCAGCGTCGTCGGCGGCTCGGCGATGAACGCCGAACTCATCGGAGAACTCTGTTCCTTGTCCGTGGAGGATGCGTCACGCAGCCTGGAGCAGCTGGCCGAGTGCGGCATCCTGCACCCGACGAGCCTGACATTCCGCCACCCCATCATCGCGCGGCTCCTCTACCTCGACATCCCGCGCTCGCACCGTGCCGTGCTGCACCAGCAGACCGCCCGGTGTCTGCACAACCGCAGGTTCGCCCCCGCCGACATCACCCCGCACCTCGTGCAGGCGGCCACCCTGGACGAACCGTGGATGGCCACCCTGCTGCTGGACGCGGCGGAGGAGCTGCTGCCGGGGGACGCGCCCACGGCTCTCCAGCACATCGAGACAGTGGAGCGTCACGGCGTCCCGGAGCAGCTGGCCTTGCGCATCGCCGAACTGCGGGTGCGAACCCTCCTCGAACTGGACCTCCCCGGATCCGTACCGGCGCAGTACGCGCTGCTCGGGCTCAGTTCGGGGCACCGGGAGCTGGCCGCGCGTGCGCACCGGCTGGCCGACACCCTGATCCGCCTCGGCAGGCCGCAGGAGGCCCGTCAGGTGCTCAACGGCGCCCAGTCGGTGCGGGACAAGGGCACGGCCGCGGCGGCCCGGCTGAGCCGGCACCTGGCCCACATCTGTATGGACGACGGCGCGTGCGCCGGCGCCCCGCGCGGGCTTGAGCGTCTGGAGAGCGTCATGCTGCGCCGTATCGGGAACGGCGAGTCGGCCTCCGCCGCGCGCCGGCTCTGCCGCATGTGCCTCGCCACGCCCCGCACCCCCTACGGTTCGCCTTCCTGGTACTACGCGCTGCTGGGGCTGATCTGGGCGGGGGACTTCGACGAGGCGCAGAGTCACATCGACACGGAGGTGCGGCTCGCGGTCCAGGAGGGCGCGGCGACCCGCATCGCCGAAGCCCGGTCCGTCCGCGCCCTGCTGCACATGCACCGGGGCCTGCTCACGGAGGCGGGGCACGACGCCCGGCTGGCACTCACCGCACTGCGGCGGATCGGCGCGGACGCCCATCACATGGGCGCCCTGGCCCGCAGCGTGCTGATCGATGTGGCCGTGGAGAAGGACCAGCTCGCCGAGGCGAGCGAACTGCTGGACGTCCAGGTGCCGCCGGCCGGGCAGCCCGCCGCCTGGTGGCATCTGCACCTCGCCCACAGCGCCGCCCGCGCTCTGGGCCGGTTGGGTCACACGCGACAGGCCCTGGCTCTCGTCACCTACTGCGAGCGGGAGCTGGGCCGCCGGGGGATCAGCAACCCGGCGGTGCTGCCGTGGCGTTCGACCAAGGCGCTGATCTGTGCCGGTCTGGGCAATCTGCCCGACGCCCGGCGGCTGGCCCAGCAGGAGGCCGACCTCGCCCTGCGCTGGGGCGCACCGTTCGCCCAGGGCAGGGCGCTGCTCGCGCTGGCCGCCGTGTCTCCCGTGGGTGACGTGCTGCGGCTCACCCGTCGCGCGGTCGACCTCCTCGACGCGGAGGAGGCTCCGTTGCTGTACGCGCAGTCGCTGTACGCGACGGGGCACGCCTATCAGCAGGACGGATCCACCGTCCGAGCCCGCGAGTTGCTGCACCGGGCCAACGAGGTGAGCATCGCTCTGGGCGCGGACGGACTGGTGGAGCTGGTGCAGAAGGCGCTGCGTGACGCGGGCGGCCGGCCGGACCCCCGCAAGGTGTCCGCGGAGGCGCTGTTGACGCCTTCGGAGCGTCAGGTCGCCAAGCTGGCCTCGCAGGGTATGAGCAATCGGGACATCGCCCGGTTGCTCCACGTGAGCCTGCGCAACGTCGAATCGCATCTCACACACTGCTACCGCAAGCTCCGGATCAGCGGCCGGGGCGAGCTGAGCCGGTTCCTGCCGGCCGATGACGGCGAGGCGGGCCCAACGCTCCTGCATCCTCACGCCGCCGCGGGCTACCACCGCCACCGGCAGTCCGCCTGA
- a CDS encoding helix-turn-helix domain-containing protein, which yields MKQSPAISQVLDEVGPRLRWLRTQRGVSLTAIAEATGISKSTLSRLESGQRRPSLELLLPIAQAHQVPLDELVGAPEVGDPRIRTSPRSVNGNTVLPLTRQPGPLQAFKMVLPATRKTPDLCNHEGYEWLYVLSGTLRLLLADHDLTLGPGEAAEFDTRLPHWFGTTGEGPVEVLSLFGRQGERMHVRARPRDGSHPSR from the coding sequence ATGAAGCAATCACCTGCCATCTCCCAGGTCCTCGACGAGGTGGGCCCCCGGTTGCGCTGGCTGCGCACGCAGCGCGGGGTGTCGCTGACCGCGATCGCCGAGGCGACCGGAATCTCCAAGAGCACGCTGTCCCGGCTGGAGTCGGGTCAGCGCCGGCCGAGCCTGGAGCTGTTGCTGCCGATCGCCCAGGCCCACCAGGTCCCCTTGGACGAGCTGGTGGGCGCTCCGGAGGTCGGCGATCCGCGAATCAGGACCTCGCCCCGGAGCGTCAACGGCAACACGGTGCTGCCGCTGACCCGCCAGCCCGGTCCACTCCAGGCGTTCAAGATGGTGCTGCCCGCCACCCGGAAGACGCCCGACCTGTGCAACCACGAGGGATACGAGTGGCTGTACGTCCTCTCCGGCACGCTCCGGCTGCTGCTGGCCGACCACGATCTGACGCTGGGTCCGGGTGAGGCGGCCGAGTTCGACACCCGGCTGCCGCACTGGTTCGGCACCACCGGGGAGGGACCCGTCGAGGTGCTCAGCCTCTTCGGCCGGCAAGGGGAGCGTATGCACGTACGGGCCCGCCCCCGGGACGGAAGCCACCCGTCCCGTTGA